In Equus caballus isolate H_3958 breed thoroughbred chromosome 7, TB-T2T, whole genome shotgun sequence, one DNA window encodes the following:
- the VMAC gene encoding vimentin-type intermediate filament-associated coiled-coil protein, which produces MSAPPPLQIREANAHLAAVHRRAAELEARLDAAERTVRAQAERLARHDQQLRAALDELGRAKDREIAALREQLLTSEATVHSLQAAVRQRDELIGQLHPRARLLQDICRRRPPLAALLAALAEAERLGPLPASDPGHLLPGGSSPPVANSTGEEGDGDPLQPAVFGTTV; this is translated from the exons ATGTCTGCGCCGCCGCCCCTGCAGATCCGCGAGGCGAACGCACACCTGGCGGCCGTGCACCGGCGCGCGGCCGAGCTGGAGGCGCGGCTGGACGCGGCGGAGCGCACGGTGCGCGCCCAGGCCGAGCGCTTGGCTCGCCACGACCAACAGCTGCGCGCCGCCCTAGACGAACTGGGCCGCGCCAAGGACCG GGAGATCGCCGCGCTCCGAGAGCAGCTGCTGACCTCTGAGGCCACCGTCCACAGCCTGCAGGCTGCCGTGCGCCAGAGGGACGAGCTCATCGGGCAGCTGCACCCCCGGGCCAGGCTGCTGCAGGACATCTGTCGCCGCCGGCCACCCCTGGCTGCGCTGCTGGCCGCCCTGGCTGAGGCCGAGCGCCTGGGGCCCCTGCCAGCCAGTGACCCCGGCCACCTGCTCCCTGGCGGGTCTAGTCCACCCGTTGCCAACAGCACTGGGGAGGAGGGCGACGGGGATCCCCTGCAGCCTGCAGTGTTTGGGACAACAGTGTGA
- the LOC111774191 gene encoding 3-galactosyl-N-acetylglucosaminide 4-alpha-L-fucosyltransferase FUT3-like codes for MSSCTLLGPMDALSRAKIQCPLRHCVLGLLLQFLLALCFFSYLRVSPDKLLWPTKSGATAVESVSTAPTGSAEPGSSKGTHYQATAGPPARPPLLLLLWTWPFHVPVALSRCSELWPGTPDCQLTLNRSLYPQADAVLVHHREVSSRPRQQLPPSPRPPGQRWVWFNMEPPDHSPRLKELDGYFNLTMSYRRDSDIFTPYGWLEPWSGPPAEAAVNLSAKTELAAWAVSNWKPTSVRVRYYETLREHLKVHVYGRSHEPLPRGDKMLEHLARYKFYLAFENSVHPDYITEKLWRNALMSGAVPVVLGPSRSNYEQFLPPDAFIHIDDFQSPRELAQYLLALDRDDGRYLSYFRWRETLRPRSSSWALMFCKACWRLQQEATYKTAPSLAAWFT; via the exons ATGTCTTCCTGTACA ctgcTCGGACCCATGGATGCACTCAGCCGGGCCAAGATACAATGCCCCTTGCGCCACTGCGTCCTCGGGCTGCTCCTGCAGTTCCTTTTGGCTCTGTGCTTCTTCTCCTACCTGCGCGTGTCCCCAGACAAGCTCCTCTGGCCCACTAAGTCCGGGGCCACCGCAGTCGAGTCTGTCAGCACAGCTCCCACGGGGTCGGCAGAGCCGGGGTCGTCCAAGGGGACCCACTACCAGGCCACTGCGGGGCCCCCGGCCCGCCCGCCCCTGCTTCTCCTGCTCTGGACCTGGCCCTTCCACGTCCCGGTGGCCCTGTCCCGCTGCTCGGAGCTGTGGCCCGGCACCCCCGACTGCCAGCTGACTCTCAACCGCAGCCTGTACCCGCAGGCGGACGCCGTCCTCGTGCATCACCGGGAGGTCAGCTCCAGGCCCCGGCAGCAGCTCCCGCCCTCCCCACGGCCCCCCGGGCAGCGCTGGGTCTGGTTCAACATGGAACCGCCCGACCACTCTCCCCGCCTGAAGGAGCTGGACGGGTACTTCAACCTCACCATGTCCTACCGCCGAGACTCCGACATCTTCACGCCCTACGGCTGGCTCGAGCCCTGGAGCGGCCCGCCCGCCGAGGCGGCGGTCAACCTCTCGGCCAAGACCGAGCTGGCGGCCTGGGCGGTGTCCAACTGGAAGCCGACCTCGGTGAGGGTGCGGTATTACGAGACCCTGCGGGAGCATCTCAAAGTGCACGTGTACGGGCGCTCCCACGAGCCGCTGCCCCGCGGCGACAAGATGCTGGAGCACCTGGCCCGGTACAAGTTCTACCTGGCCTTCGAGAACTCCGTGCACCCCGACTACATCACGGAGAAGCTGTGGAGGAACGCCCTGATGTCCGGGGCCGTGCCCGTGGTGCTGGGCCCCAGCCGGAGCAACTATGAGCAGTTCCTGCCCCCCGACGCCTTCATCCACATCGACGACTTCCAGAGCCCCAGGGAGCTGGCCCAGTACCTGCTGGCGCTGGACCGCGACGACGGCCGCTACCTGAGCTACTTCCGCTGGCGGGAGACGCTGCGGCCGCGCTCCTCCAGCTGGGCGCTCATGTTCTGCAAGGCCTGCTGGCGGCTGCAGCAGGAGGCCACCTACAAAACGGCGCCCAGCCTCGCCGCCTGGTTCACCTGA
- the NDUFA11 gene encoding NADH dehydrogenase [ubiquinone] 1 alpha subcomplex subunit 11, which yields MARSLLHQYWDLPEGTECHRKAYASTSVGGAAGLIVSAYSIALKPPASFLEGVARTGRYTFTAAAIGAIFGLTTCVSAQVRGKPDDPLNYLIGGCAGGLTLGARAHSYGIGVAACAYMGLTAALVKMGQLEGWEVFAEPKV from the exons ATGGCGCGGTCGCTTCTTCACCAGTACTGGGACCTCCCCGAAGGCACCGAGTGCCACCGCAAGGCCTACGCCAGCACCAGTGTCGGTGGTGCCGCTG GCCTGATCGTCTCCGCCTACAGCATCGCGCTCAAGCCGCCGGCCTCCTTCCTGGAGGGAGTGGCGAGGACGGGCCGGTACACATTTACCGCAG CCGCCATCGGCGCCATATTTGGCCTCACCACCTGCGTCAGCGCCCAGGTCCGTGGGAAGCCGGACGACCCCCTGAACTACCTCATCGGAGGCTGCGCCGGGGGCCTGACGCTGGGAGCGCGCG CTCACAGCTACGGGATCGGAGTCGCCGCCTGCGCCTACATGGGCCTCACGGCCGCCCTGGTCAAGATGGGCCAGCTGGAGGGCTGGGAGGTGTTCGCAGAGCCCAAAGTGTGA
- the CAPS gene encoding calcyphosin gives MAAVDATVEKLRAQCLSRGASGIQGLARFFRRLDRDGSRALDAAELQRGLAKLGLALDTAEAEGVCRRWDRDGSGTLDLEEFLRALRPPMSQAREAVIAAAFAKLDRSGDGVVTVDDLRGVYNGRAHPKVRSGEWTEEEVLRRFLDNFDASEKDGQVTLAEFQDYYSGVSASVDTDEEFVAMMTSAWRL, from the exons ATGGCTGCTGTGGACGCCACCGTGGAGAAGCTCCGGGCACAGTGCCTGTCTCGAGGGGCCTCAGGcatccagggcctggccag GTTTTTCCGCCGCTTGGACCGGGACGGGAGCCGAGCCCTGGATGCGGCGGAGCTCCAGCGGGGCCTGGCCAAGTTGGGGCTGGCGCTAGACACGGCCGAGGCGGAGGGCGTGTGCCGGCGCTGGGACCGTGACGGCAGCGGGACGCTGGATCTGGAGGAGTTCCTGCGGGCGCTGCGG ccccccatgTCCCAGGCCCGAGAGGCGGTCATTGCAGCCGCGTTTGCCAAGCTGGACCGCAGTGGGGATGGCGTGGTGACGGTGGATGACCTGCGGGGGGTGTACAATGGCCGCGCCCACCCCAAGGTGCGGAGCGGGGAGTGGACCGAGGAGGAGGTGCTCCGCCGCTTCCTGGACAACTTCGACGCCTCCGAGAAGGACGGGCAG GTCACGCTGGCCGAGTTCCAGGACTACTACAGCGGCGTGAGCGCCTCCGTGGACACGGACGAGGAGTTCGTGGCCATGATGACCAGCGCCTGGCGGCTGTGA